Below is a genomic region from Burkholderia pseudomultivorans.
ACCTCGAAGTGGCCGGCCAGTCGCAACAGGTTCTGCTGCGCGACGTGCAATACCACCCGTTCAAGCAACTGGTGCTGCACGTGGACTTCCAGCGCGTCGACGCGAAGAAGAAGCTGCACACGAAGGTGCCGCTGCACTTCCTGAACGCTGAAATCAGCCCGGCCGTGAAGCTGTCGAGCGCGATCGTTTCGCACGTCGCGACGGAAATCGAAGTCGAGTGCCTGCCGGCTGCCCTGCCGGAGTTCCTCGAAGTCGACCTGTCGAAGATCGAAGCCGGTCAGTCGCTGCACGCGAAGGACATCGCACTGCCGAAGGGCGTCACGCTGACGGCCCACGTCGACGCGGAAAACCCGGTCGTCGCATCGGCGACGGTCCCGGCTGGCGCCGTGTCGGACGCTGCAGAAGGCGAAACGCCGGCTGCGTAAGCGGCTGCCTGCGCGCCCCATCGATCCGTTTCACGAAACGGTCGACGCAACCCGCCGCGGCTTGCCCGGCGGGTTTTTCTTTTTCTGCGCCCAGGCGGCCGACGCCGCCTTCGAAACGTCATGATCAAACTGATCGTCGGCCTCGGCAATCCCGGGGCGGAATACACCGCAACGCGTCACAACGCCGGTTTCTGGCTGATCGACCAGCTCGCCCGCGAAGCCGGCGCGACGCTGCGCGACGAGCGCCGCTTCCACGGCTTCTACGCGAAAGCGCGCCTGCACGGCGAGGAAGTCCACCTGCTCGAGCCGCAGACCTACATGAACCGTTCCGGCCAGTCGGTCGTCGCGCTCGCGCATTTCTTCAAGATCCTGCCCGACCAGATCCTCGTCGCGCACGACGAGCTCGACCTGCCGCCCGGCACCGTGAAGCTGAAGCTCGGCGGCGGCAGCGGCGGCCACAACGGCCTGAAGGACATCTCCGCGCACCTGTCGTCGCAGCAGTACTGGCGGCTGCGGATCGGCATCGGCCATCCGCGCGACCTGATTCCGGAAAGCGCGCGCGCCGGCGCAAAGCCCGACGTCGCGAACTTCGTGCTGAAGCCGCCGCGCCGCGAGGAACAGGAGGTGATCGACGCGGCGATCGAACGCGCGCTCGCGGTGATGCCGATGGTCGTCAAGGGCGAACTCGACCGCGCGACGATGCAGCTGCATCGCAACTGACGCGTCGTTGCACCGCCACGGTGCAACGGACGCCGACCTTCGCCTCCCGCCCGCGCAACGCTGCGCATGAACGCGCACCGCGCCGCGCACATGCGGTAACCTCGCTGTTTTGCCCGTCAGGAGCCAAGCGGTGAGCCGTTACTGGAGCGACGTCGTTCAGCAACTCGTGCCTTACGTGCCGGGCGAACAGCCCGCGCTCGCACACCCCGTCAAGCTGAACACCAACGAGAATCCCTATCCGCCGTCGCCGCGCGTCGTCGCGGCGATCGCGCGCGAGCTCGGCGAAACCGGCGACACGCTGCGCCG
It encodes:
- a CDS encoding 50S ribosomal protein L25/general stress protein Ctc, with the translated sequence MKVVAFERQQQGTGASRRLRNAGKTTGIVYGGEAAPQMIELDHNALWHALKKEAFHSSILDLEVAGQSQQVLLRDVQYHPFKQLVLHVDFQRVDAKKKLHTKVPLHFLNAEISPAVKLSSAIVSHVATEIEVECLPAALPEFLEVDLSKIEAGQSLHAKDIALPKGVTLTAHVDAENPVVASATVPAGAVSDAAEGETPAA
- the pth gene encoding aminoacyl-tRNA hydrolase codes for the protein MIKLIVGLGNPGAEYTATRHNAGFWLIDQLAREAGATLRDERRFHGFYAKARLHGEEVHLLEPQTYMNRSGQSVVALAHFFKILPDQILVAHDELDLPPGTVKLKLGGGSGGHNGLKDISAHLSSQQYWRLRIGIGHPRDLIPESARAGAKPDVANFVLKPPRREEQEVIDAAIERALAVMPMVVKGELDRATMQLHRN